The following coding sequences lie in one Nitrososphaerota archaeon genomic window:
- a CDS encoding CBS domain-containing protein, which yields MLVKEVMKRNVITIDAEKTIEEACKIMGEKHIGSLIVTINDKPYGIFTERDLISKVISKNIDIKKAKVKEYMSFPLIFVKPDIHIREAAKIMVEMRIRRLPVIENNKLVGIFTSSDFAEAICKYSFE from the coding sequence TTGTTAGTAAAAGAAGTAATGAAGAGAAATGTAATTACAATAGATGCTGAAAAAACTATTGAAGAAGCTTGTAAAATAATGGGTGAAAAACATATAGGAAGCTTAATCGTTACTATTAACGATAAACCCTATGGAATATTTACAGAAAGAGACCTTATATCAAAAGTAATTTCTAAGAATATTGATATAAAAAAAGCAAAAGTTAAAGAATATATGTCATTCCCATTGATCTTTGTAAAGCCTGATATTCATATTAGAGAAGCTGCTAAAATAATGGTTGAAATGCGTATACGTAGGCTTCCTGTAATTGAAAATAATAAATTAGTTGGAATTTTTACTTCTTCAGATTTTGCTGAAGCAATTTGTAAATATTCATTTGAATAA
- a CDS encoding PqqD family peptide modification chaperone: MANINKYVNKKLIEGNGKGIPISNENKTYIIPSLYYLIWEECDGKKDINQIVEKLSLEINEKIGLKLSNGYVEKIVAKILEDLAKNDLILLNT; this comes from the coding sequence ATGGCAAATATTAACAAATATGTTAATAAAAAACTTATAGAGGGTAATGGAAAAGGTATTCCTATATCTAATGAAAATAAAACATACATTATACCATCCCTATATTATCTTATATGGGAAGAATGCGATGGTAAGAAAGATATTAATCAAATTGTTGAAAAATTAAGTTTAGAAATTAATGAAAAAATTGGTTTAAAATTAAGTAATGGGTATGTAGAGAAGATTGTTGCTAAAATCTTAGAAGATTTAGCTAAAAATGACCTTATCTTACTTAATACATAA
- a CDS encoding V-type ATP synthase subunit D, with translation MSREAVRVTRMELLKLKKSLEVAIRARNLLEEKRNVLAMELLDYIKKINLAQEKIDEKIRKAHNAFLEAQMVLGKIGIRSAVVSISPDRFSIEEKYRSIMGIRIPMLNLIENKIQIPYNFLSTPSKLDEVAFHMNEVIKTTIEVAEAQATIKKLAEELKRIKRRVNALDRIIIPRIRNRIKYIEERLSEMERETIFRIKRIKYLLEKRKIVEMV, from the coding sequence ATGTCTAGAGAAGCTGTTAGAGTTACTCGAATGGAACTTTTAAAGCTTAAGAAAAGTTTAGAAGTTGCGATTAGAGCAAGGAATTTATTAGAAGAGAAAAGAAATGTTCTTGCAATGGAGTTGCTTGATTATATTAAAAAAATAAATTTAGCACAAGAAAAAATTGATGAAAAAATTAGAAAAGCTCATAATGCATTTTTAGAAGCTCAAATGGTTTTAGGTAAAATAGGTATTAGAAGTGCTGTTGTTTCAATTTCTCCAGATCGTTTCTCAATTGAAGAAAAATATAGAAGCATTATGGGAATAAGAATACCAATGTTAAATTTAATCGAAAATAAAATACAAATCCCTTATAATTTTTTGTCAACTCCATCAAAATTGGATGAAGTAGCTTTTCATATGAATGAAGTAATTAAAACAACAATAGAAGTTGCTGAAGCACAAGCTACGATTAAAAAACTTGCAGAAGAATTAAAGAGAATAAAAAGGAGAGTTAATGCTTTGGATCGTATAATTATACCTAGAATAAGAAATAGAATTAAATATATAGAAGAAAGACTTAGTGAAATGGAACGTGAAACGATTTTTAGAATAAAAAGAATAAAATATCTTTTAGAAAAAAGGAAAATCGTAGAAATGGTTTAA
- a CDS encoding V-type ATP synthase subunit F, whose product MGKIAAIADEDTALIFKLIGIRNSFIVKNMDEAKNILMDLSNKKEYTLILITARIAEKIESIINAIIAEREYPLIAIIPEIGYPIYKKIDPLRELLKRTIGIEIKTSK is encoded by the coding sequence ATGGGAAAAATAGCTGCTATTGCTGATGAAGATACTGCATTAATTTTTAAATTGATAGGAATTAGAAATAGTTTTATCGTAAAAAATATGGATGAAGCTAAAAATATTTTAATGGACTTATCTAATAAAAAAGAATATACATTAATTTTAATTACTGCAAGAATTGCTGAAAAAATAGAATCTATAATAAATGCTATTATTGCTGAAAGAGAATATCCACTAATAGCTATTATTCCAGAAATTGGCTATCCTATTTATAAAAAAATAGATCCGCTTAGAGAATTATTAAAAAGAACAATTGGAATAGAAATAAAAACATCAAAATAA
- a CDS encoding V-type ATP synthase subunit E family protein encodes MTLENVMNIIIEDAKKEAENIIKEANKNAEQIIEDSKKNALSKALEEEKNLIRKAKEEAENIRNTILSEARIKSSWMVINEKTKIIDEAIEKTKMKLKEFTKSKEKYVEILSKLIVNAGSTLGGGELEILLNKQDLKLPLDIKKLEKIIEEKTGKKTILKIIDEDLQTIGGVILRTKDKKIIINYTFEGIIDTHKRYLQKEASKVLFSE; translated from the coding sequence ATGACTTTAGAAAATGTAATGAATATAATAATTGAAGATGCCAAAAAGGAAGCTGAAAATATTATTAAAGAAGCTAATAAAAATGCTGAACAAATAATAGAAGATAGTAAAAAGAATGCTTTATCTAAAGCATTAGAAGAAGAAAAAAATTTAATAAGAAAAGCTAAAGAAGAAGCTGAAAATATTAGAAATACAATTTTATCCGAAGCAAGAATAAAATCTAGTTGGATGGTTATTAATGAAAAAACAAAAATCATTGATGAAGCTATTGAAAAAACAAAAATGAAATTAAAAGAATTTACAAAATCAAAAGAAAAATATGTGGAAATACTTTCAAAGCTAATAGTTAATGCAGGTAGCACATTGGGTGGTGGAGAATTGGAAATATTATTAAATAAACAAGATTTAAAATTACCATTAGATATCAAAAAATTAGAAAAAATAATTGAAGAAAAAACTGGTAAAAAAACTATTTTAAAAATAATCGATGAAGATTTACAAACAATTGGAGGAGTAATATTAAGAACTAAGGATAAAAAAATAATTATAAATTATACTTTTGAAGGAATAATCGATACTCATAAAAGGTATTTACAAAAAGAAGCTTCAAAAGTTTTATTTAGTGAGTGA
- a CDS encoding V-type ATPase 116kDa subunit family protein, whose translation MLRATQMKKLRAIVYERYIDNVIYTLGKLGIMHFSDFREKKEEIEGVENVRPSELLFKYTNLLSRIDKLIEDFGISIKEIPSETISIDDLSSLAEEIDKNVTRIEEKYKGIKDEIQSLSQKKAQPDLPEKEKALIELAEKAKEMEYIEFIEKNKERLIEMKRKIEIGKKFEETKQFFGKTRRTFVIEGWVPKERSKEVIEAVEKAANGFATIEEIEEEHEAPVFFKTPSFLEPFVKLLYAYGVPLSHEINPVMLMFITFPFVYGIMFADIGHASIMAIGGILLAIARRQMMRKGVRMDGILGMVISAGELLALCGAFGVFWGFIFGEIFGMHEFLGIHLHPIEIGKIGRETLIGGFTPSEDIMAMFHFAIFVGVCQITLGLILNLANKIVNKEYKEVVSVILWMWFYNGAAYAFFNYGSTQILKIDFWIVNPQFLLIPFVLMVIYEAFTRKIEGASHAFMALIESLSHTVSFGRLLALNLIHASMGKMFIQMMGEGPMQILGILIGTLLALILEGTIIFVHTLRLHWVEWFSKFYTGGGMKYTPFEMKNVRIISI comes from the coding sequence TTGCTTAGAGCTACTCAAATGAAAAAATTGAGAGCAATTGTTTATGAAAGATATATCGACAATGTAATATATACCCTTGGAAAATTAGGAATAATGCATTTTTCAGACTTTAGAGAAAAAAAGGAAGAGATAGAAGGAGTAGAAAATGTAAGACCAAGTGAACTTTTATTTAAATATACAAATCTCCTTTCTAGAATTGATAAATTAATAGAAGATTTTGGAATTTCTATTAAAGAAATTCCTAGTGAAACTATCTCAATAGATGATTTATCAAGTTTAGCTGAAGAAATTGATAAAAATGTAACAAGGATAGAAGAAAAATATAAAGGAATAAAGGATGAGATTCAATCATTATCACAAAAGAAAGCACAACCAGACCTTCCTGAAAAAGAAAAAGCATTAATAGAATTAGCTGAAAAAGCAAAAGAGATGGAGTACATAGAATTTATTGAGAAAAATAAAGAACGTTTAATAGAAATGAAAAGAAAAATAGAAATAGGCAAAAAATTTGAAGAAACAAAGCAATTTTTTGGCAAAACTCGCAGAACTTTTGTAATAGAAGGATGGGTACCTAAAGAAAGAAGTAAAGAAGTAATTGAAGCAGTAGAAAAAGCTGCGAATGGTTTTGCAACTATTGAAGAAATTGAAGAAGAACACGAAGCACCAGTATTTTTCAAAACTCCAAGCTTTTTAGAACCATTTGTGAAATTATTATATGCTTATGGAGTGCCTTTATCACATGAAATAAATCCAGTTATGTTAATGTTTATAACTTTTCCATTTGTTTATGGTATAATGTTTGCAGATATAGGACATGCATCAATAATGGCTATTGGAGGAATATTGCTTGCAATTGCAAGAAGACAAATGATGAGAAAAGGGGTGAGAATGGATGGAATATTAGGCATGGTTATTTCAGCAGGAGAATTACTTGCATTATGTGGCGCATTTGGAGTATTTTGGGGATTTATATTTGGAGAAATATTTGGTATGCATGAATTTTTAGGAATTCATCTTCACCCAATCGAAATAGGAAAGATAGGAAGGGAAACTTTGATTGGAGGATTTACTCCATCTGAAGATATTATGGCTATGTTTCATTTCGCAATTTTTGTAGGAGTATGCCAAATAACACTTGGATTAATATTAAATTTAGCAAATAAAATAGTTAATAAAGAATATAAAGAAGTAGTATCAGTAATTTTGTGGATGTGGTTTTACAATGGTGCAGCATATGCATTCTTCAATTATGGTTCAACACAAATTTTGAAAATAGATTTTTGGATTGTTAATCCACAATTTTTACTCATTCCTTTTGTTCTTATGGTTATATATGAAGCATTTACTAGAAAAATTGAAGGTGCTTCACATGCATTCATGGCTCTTATAGAATCCTTAAGTCATACAGTATCATTTGGACGATTGCTTGCTTTAAATTTAATTCATGCAAGTATGGGAAAAATGTTTATTCAAATGATGGGAGAAGGGCCAATGCAAATATTAGGAATTTTGATCGGAACTCTTTTAGCTCTTATTTTAGAAGGTACTATAATTTTTGTACATACTTTAAGATTACATTGGGTGGAATGGTTTTCAAAATTCTATACTGGAGGAGGAATGAAATATACGCCTTTTGAAATGAAAAATGTACGTATAATAAGCATATAA
- a CDS encoding V-type ATPase subunit, producing MKLGVLKYAYLNAKVRSMRAHLLTKDNIYALLGSKDVQEIAQILGKTAYEIDLKNEDINAINLEKAIIKNFIKEIEDILNYSPEDVKNLLIDLLKKFEIHNLKVILNAKETNMSFSDIKEYLLPFRQFNEELCKRLMEEAINVEELVELLELYGIAEYREILEEPLEEYRESKILLPLEVALDKYIYQLLLEDAKIFSGIDRKIINEVLGAEIDIINIKTAIRCKLNKLELENAKKYFLPYGYIFRREDLERVYALHTLDEMVNILAVYPYREILINAFNRFKKEGELLSLEVEFEKLLMQLNKRILQKHPSPFNVGIVISYVNLKWIEIKNLRAIIIGKERKIPAEKIERFLIY from the coding sequence ATGAAGTTAGGCGTATTAAAATATGCTTATCTTAATGCAAAAGTTAGGAGTATGAGGGCACATTTACTTACAAAAGATAATATATATGCTTTACTTGGAAGTAAAGATGTTCAAGAAATTGCCCAAATTTTAGGAAAAACTGCTTATGAAATTGATTTAAAAAACGAAGATATAAATGCTATTAATTTAGAAAAAGCAATTATTAAAAACTTTATTAAGGAAATAGAAGATATTTTAAATTATTCGCCAGAAGATGTAAAAAATCTTTTAATAGATTTACTTAAGAAATTTGAAATACACAATCTTAAAGTTATTCTTAATGCAAAAGAAACAAATATGTCATTTTCCGATATTAAAGAATATCTTTTGCCTTTTAGACAATTTAATGAAGAATTATGTAAAAGATTAATGGAAGAAGCAATTAATGTTGAAGAATTAGTTGAGTTACTTGAATTGTATGGAATTGCTGAATATAGAGAAATATTGGAAGAACCACTTGAAGAGTATAGAGAAAGCAAAATACTTTTACCTCTAGAAGTTGCTCTTGATAAGTACATATATCAATTACTTTTAGAAGATGCAAAAATTTTCAGTGGAATCGATAGAAAGATTATTAATGAAGTACTTGGTGCAGAAATAGATATAATAAATATAAAAACTGCAATTCGTTGTAAATTAAATAAATTAGAATTAGAAAATGCTAAAAAATATTTTTTGCCTTATGGATATATTTTTAGAAGAGAAGATTTGGAGAGAGTGTATGCATTACATACATTGGATGAAATGGTCAACATTCTTGCTGTTTATCCTTATAGAGAAATTCTTATTAATGCATTCAATAGATTTAAGAAAGAAGGGGAATTACTTTCATTAGAGGTAGAATTTGAAAAATTATTAATGCAATTAAATAAAAGAATATTACAAAAACATCCTTCACCATTTAATGTAGGAATTGTAATAAGTTATGTAAATCTTAAATGGATAGAAATAAAAAATTTAAGAGCAATAATAATTGGAAAGGAAAGAAAAATACCTGCTGAAAAAATTGAAAGATTTTTAATTTATTGA
- a CDS encoding nucleotidyltransferase domain-containing protein: protein MALRNSESYHHIIYSTSHWMHLKKLRKKALDIMSLLKKNGINSIIYGSVARGDVKKGSDVDVFIPRIVSSFIIESTLSELFPSFYKRELVQATPSYIVKAYIFIDEITSVSFPLLKMRKEEIDFYKLAGQLSYEELSQDKRVPGIRKDLIFINPVEDGHIEFSIKELPEMGAKILGIDVSSLRKRINVLLKRKLFGKTGVFKSIILSENENFESILNKLINEVPALRRRIQEE, encoded by the coding sequence ATGGCCTTAAGAAATAGTGAGAGTTATCATCATATTATTTATAGTACTTCTCATTGGATGCATTTAAAAAAATTAAGGAAAAAAGCTTTAGATATAATGAGTTTATTAAAAAAGAATGGTATAAATTCTATAATTTATGGAAGTGTTGCAAGAGGAGATGTAAAAAAAGGGAGCGATGTTGATGTTTTTATACCAAGAATTGTCTCATCCTTCATTATAGAATCAACTCTTTCTGAATTATTTCCATCTTTTTATAAAAGAGAATTAGTTCAAGCTACTCCTTCTTATATTGTTAAAGCATATATTTTTATAGATGAAATTACTTCTGTTTCTTTCCCTTTATTAAAAATGAGGAAAGAAGAAATAGATTTTTATAAACTTGCAGGTCAATTATCATATGAAGAATTATCACAAGATAAAAGAGTTCCAGGTATAAGAAAAGATTTAATATTTATTAATCCTGTTGAAGATGGTCATATAGAATTTTCTATTAAAGAATTGCCAGAAATGGGTGCAAAAATTCTTGGTATAGATGTTTCTTCTTTACGTAAAAGAATTAATGTTTTACTTAAACGTAAACTTTTTGGAAAAACAGGAGTTTTTAAATCAATAATTCTATCTGAAAATGAAAATTTCGAATCTATTCTTAATAAACTTATTAATGAAGTTCCTGCTCTAAGAAGGAGAATTCAAGAAGAATAA
- a CDS encoding pyruvate kinase alpha/beta domain-containing protein translates to MTEIKKSIIYFKNYGPENTDDVIKAVYERIKEKDVNTVIVASTSGETGLKFAKALKDIAKVIAVSYEKMNPKFKEEIIKLGGIAIDETHLPLHGKGMDDIRNAFYTLGQGFKVAIEVILITADEGVINSYEDVIGVGGTDRGADTAIVARSTTTKEIFSKDENKKLEVREIIAMPLKKMWWE, encoded by the coding sequence ATGACTGAAATAAAAAAATCAATAATATATTTTAAAAATTATGGCCCTGAAAATACTGATGATGTAATAAAAGCTGTTTATGAAAGGATTAAAGAGAAAGATGTTAATACTGTAATTGTTGCTAGCACATCCGGTGAAACAGGTTTAAAATTTGCAAAAGCACTTAAAGATATAGCTAAAGTAATAGCAGTATCTTATGAAAAAATGAACCCTAAGTTTAAAGAGGAAATAATAAAACTTGGAGGAATTGCTATTGATGAAACTCATTTACCACTTCATGGAAAAGGAATGGATGATATAAGGAATGCATTTTATACATTAGGTCAAGGATTTAAAGTTGCAATAGAAGTAATTTTAATAACCGCAGATGAAGGAGTTATAAATTCATATGAAGATGTTATAGGAGTTGGAGGTACGGATAGAGGAGCTGATACAGCCATAGTAGCAAGATCTACAACTACAAAAGAAATTTTCAGTAAAGATGAAAATAAAAAACTTGAAGTAAGAGAAATAATAGCTATGCCATTGAAGAAAATGTGGTGGGAATAA
- the proC gene encoding pyrroline-5-carboxylate reductase: protein MFGLEKSYKENTIAIIGAGTIGTAIVKSLLKEGFKKIIATRRNIEKLKDLEKMGVEITSNNKLAASKADIIILSVKPHDIINVLKEIEKEIENKLVISVAAAIPLSILKKAVPRARFIRAMPNIAILVQESFTAYCLEKDVNAEDVKKAEIIFKAMGKCAKVEEKFMNAITALSGSAPAYLAVVLEALSYAGLKVGLPRDLSLFSSAQAFIGLGKLVLETGKHPAELKDMVVTPAGVTIEAIYEVENSSVRTAIMKAVEAATNKSEIIVKKMIESSET from the coding sequence ATGTTTGGACTAGAGAAATCATATAAAGAAAATACTATTGCTATTATAGGAGCGGGTACTATAGGTACTGCTATTGTAAAAAGTTTATTAAAAGAAGGTTTTAAAAAGATCATAGCAACTAGAAGAAATATAGAAAAATTAAAAGATCTTGAAAAAATGGGTGTTGAAATTACTTCTAATAATAAACTTGCTGCTTCTAAAGCAGATATTATAATATTATCTGTTAAACCACATGATATTATAAATGTATTAAAAGAAATAGAAAAAGAAATAGAAAATAAACTTGTTATTTCAGTAGCCGCAGCCATTCCTCTCTCTATTCTTAAAAAAGCGGTTCCTAGAGCTAGATTTATAAGAGCTATGCCAAATATAGCTATTTTAGTACAAGAATCCTTTACTGCATATTGTTTAGAAAAGGATGTAAATGCAGAGGATGTTAAAAAAGCTGAAATAATATTTAAAGCAATGGGAAAATGTGCTAAAGTAGAAGAAAAATTCATGAATGCGATAACAGCTTTAAGTGGAAGTGCACCTGCTTATTTAGCCGTAGTATTAGAAGCTTTAAGTTATGCAGGTTTAAAAGTTGGTTTACCAAGAGATCTTTCTTTATTTTCTTCTGCGCAAGCATTTATAGGATTAGGAAAATTAGTTCTTGAAACTGGGAAACACCCTGCCGAGCTTAAGGATATGGTTGTTACACCTGCAGGTGTAACTATTGAAGCAATATATGAAGTTGAAAATAGTAGTGTTAGAACAGCAATAATGAAAGCGGTTGAGGCAGCAACTAATAAATCAGAAATAATAGTTAAAAAAATGATAGAGTCAAGTGAAACTTAA
- a CDS encoding radical SAM protein, producing the protein MEDLNIILKEVKCKSLLNKSWLADYCINPYIGCQHACVYCYADYYTKKYTSHKEKWGTFIDIKINALEILRREIKKKKKGTVFISSLTDAYQPLEKKYEITRKILEELLKYQFPITIQTKSSLVLRDIDLLSKFKNCEIGFTITTLNEDIRKIFEPFSSSIEKKINTLKTLNERKIKTYVFFGPILPYLSDIDLENYFKIISKLGIEYIYIDKLNLKPGTWDKMEKTLEINYPELIDKWKEIFFLKNNYYEEVRKKIIKFCEKNGIKYIFCY; encoded by the coding sequence ATGGAAGATTTGAATATTATTTTAAAAGAAGTTAAATGTAAATCCTTATTAAATAAAAGTTGGTTAGCTGATTATTGTATTAACCCTTATATTGGTTGTCAACATGCATGTGTATATTGTTATGCAGATTATTATACAAAAAAATACACATCCCATAAAGAAAAATGGGGCACATTTATTGATATAAAAATTAATGCTTTAGAAATTTTAAGAAGGGAAATTAAGAAAAAAAAGAAAGGCACAGTTTTTATAAGTAGTTTAACAGATGCTTATCAACCACTTGAGAAAAAATATGAAATAACTAGAAAAATACTTGAAGAACTTTTAAAATATCAATTCCCAATTACTATTCAAACAAAATCTTCATTAGTTTTAAGAGATATAGATTTGCTTTCTAAATTTAAAAATTGTGAAATAGGATTTACAATAACTACCTTGAATGAAGATATTAGAAAAATATTCGAACCATTTTCTTCTTCGATAGAAAAGAAGATCAATACATTAAAAACATTGAATGAGAGAAAAATAAAAACATATGTATTCTTTGGTCCAATATTACCTTATTTATCCGATATTGATCTTGAGAATTATTTCAAAATTATTTCTAAACTTGGAATAGAATATATTTACATAGATAAACTTAATTTAAAGCCAGGAACATGGGATAAAATGGAAAAAACACTTGAAATTAATTATCCTGAGCTTATTGATAAATGGAAAGAAATATTTTTCTTAAAAAATAATTATTATGAAGAAGTAAGGAAGAAAATAATAAAATTTTGTGAGAAAAATGGTATAAAATATATTTTTTGCTATTAA
- a CDS encoding asparagine synthetase A, protein MKQIYKEKTILNAINHLKRKEMLSILKIQTTVIKTIENFMISRSFLQLMPVITANITDPLGPDPGSTIVSIPKIKYYNKELVLTQSMILHKQLALLSGADKIFIMSPNIRLENSSRKETCKHSIEFTQMDFEIKNGTMNDVMSLMEDLVIEVISKVLEERREELKILGRELKIPQKPFKVYTTHELEEIYGKNWEMAASLKHEYPFWAICFKREFYDREDPENPGHYRNYDLIYPEGFGEALSGGEREWNYDRILTRIKKDGLNPKNFKEYLEVAKMGLLSPSAGAGIGIERLVRFLTGAKHIGDIQPFRRVPGEKIIF, encoded by the coding sequence ATGAAACAAATATATAAAGAAAAAACAATATTGAATGCTATAAATCATCTTAAAAGAAAAGAGATGCTTTCCATTCTTAAAATACAGACTACAGTAATAAAAACAATAGAAAATTTTATGATTTCAAGAAGTTTTTTACAATTAATGCCAGTCATTACTGCCAATATTACTGATCCATTAGGTCCAGATCCGGGAAGTACCATAGTTTCTATTCCTAAGATAAAATATTATAATAAAGAATTGGTTTTAACACAAAGTATGATATTACATAAACAATTAGCATTATTAAGTGGAGCAGACAAAATATTCATAATGTCTCCAAACATAAGATTAGAAAATAGTTCTAGAAAAGAAACTTGCAAGCATTCGATCGAATTTACTCAAATGGATTTTGAAATAAAAAATGGAACAATGAATGATGTTATGTCTTTAATGGAAGATCTTGTAATAGAAGTTATATCTAAAGTGTTGGAAGAAAGAAGAGAAGAATTAAAAATATTGGGAAGAGAATTAAAGATCCCTCAAAAACCTTTTAAAGTTTATACTACGCATGAACTTGAAGAAATTTATGGGAAAAATTGGGAAATGGCAGCCTCATTAAAACATGAATATCCTTTTTGGGCAATATGTTTTAAAAGAGAATTTTATGATAGAGAAGATCCTGAAAATCCTGGGCATTATAGAAATTATGATTTAATATATCCAGAAGGTTTTGGAGAAGCTTTATCTGGAGGAGAAAGAGAATGGAATTATGATAGGATATTAACAAGGATTAAAAAAGATGGTTTAAATCCTAAGAATTTTAAAGAATATTTAGAAGTTGCAAAAATGGGTTTATTATCTCCTAGTGCTGGAGCTGGAATAGGTATAGAAAGACTTGTTAGATTTTTAACAGGTGCAAAACATATAGGTGATATACAACCTTTTAGAAGAGTTCCAGGTGAAAAAATAATCTTTTAA
- the wtpA gene encoding tungstate ABC transporter substrate-binding protein WtpA: MLILVFLFQHSFLSYKNSITIFHAGSLTSVIEDLALIMKNKYNIEILNEPSGSIDAIRKITDLDKIADIVMVADYRLIPNMMLSKADWALIFATNEMVVVFTEKSKYSNEINSENWLKILLKPDVRIGFSDPNKDPCGYRSLMVLGLASIYYNNEEPLKMLEKHAGIKYISNENGIFFDVSEGVNPDSLKIFIRSKEVDLLALIETGIIDYAFEYRNIAISKKLKYIELPKEINLAEQSLDDFYSKVFVTIIGEGGSKEVLKGSFISYGLTIPKNALHKDNAEKFIELLISKEGKKILLENEFKPLETLVVIGKAPEWLKRE; encoded by the coding sequence ATGCTTATTCTAGTATTTCTTTTTCAGCACTCTTTTTTATCTTACAAAAATAGTATAACAATTTTTCATGCTGGAAGTCTTACAAGTGTTATAGAAGATTTGGCATTAATAATGAAGAATAAGTATAACATAGAAATTTTAAATGAGCCAAGTGGAAGCATTGACGCAATAAGAAAAATAACTGATTTAGATAAAATAGCAGATATAGTTATGGTAGCAGATTATAGATTAATTCCAAATATGATGCTTTCAAAAGCTGATTGGGCTTTAATATTTGCAACCAATGAAATGGTTGTAGTTTTTACTGAAAAAAGTAAATATTCTAATGAAATAAATTCTGAAAATTGGCTAAAAATTTTATTAAAACCTGATGTTAGAATAGGTTTTTCTGATCCTAATAAAGACCCATGCGGATATAGAAGCTTAATGGTTTTAGGATTAGCTTCAATTTATTATAATAATGAGGAGCCTTTAAAAATGTTAGAAAAACATGCTGGAATTAAATATATTTCAAATGAAAATGGGATATTTTTTGATGTTAGTGAAGGAGTTAATCCAGACTCCCTAAAAATATTTATAAGAAGTAAAGAAGTGGATCTTTTAGCTCTTATTGAAACTGGAATAATAGATTATGCATTCGAATATAGGAATATAGCAATTTCAAAAAAACTTAAATATATAGAATTGCCAAAAGAAATTAATTTAGCAGAACAATCATTAGATGATTTTTACTCAAAAGTTTTTGTTACAATAATTGGAGAGGGGGGAAGTAAAGAAGTTTTGAAAGGGTCTTTCATATCTTATGGTTTAACAATTCCAAAAAATGCATTACATAAAGATAATGCTGAAAAATTTATTGAATTATTAATAAGTAAGGAAGGAAAAAAAATTTTATTAGAAAATGAATTTAAACCTTTAGAAACTTTAGTAGTCATAGGAAAAGCACCTGAATGGTTAAAAAGGGAATGA